The proteins below are encoded in one region of Knoellia sp. S7-12:
- a CDS encoding iron-containing redox enzyme family protein: protein MTATNTRRLAPHLPSGRGPISQAVIDHCAGRTRMPLSSPPSSDPYGDDLQLALYVCYELHYRGFDGVPDSMEWDLDLVGFRLELEAIFLEQLRLDVAGGDDVEAEIAGLLSEPVGERGISHHLAREGTREQFAEYVTHRSAYHLKEADPQVLVVSRMDGRAKAGLVAVEHDEYGAGRASDMHSELYAEMMQELGLASGYGELVDLISGSVLAEVNFMSLCGLRRELRAASVGQFAVIELTSSPGSARLVRAAQRLRCGPATEHYYAEHVEADAVHEQILRREVIAPLLAQEPELAPDLVFGIQASQLLGGRFADEVGRAWSTGRSSLR from the coding sequence GTGACCGCCACGAACACCCGGCGCCTCGCTCCGCACCTGCCTTCGGGGCGAGGACCGATCTCCCAGGCCGTGATCGACCACTGCGCCGGACGCACACGTATGCCGCTCTCGTCACCTCCCAGCAGCGACCCGTATGGCGACGACCTCCAGCTGGCGTTGTACGTCTGCTACGAGCTGCACTATCGGGGCTTCGACGGGGTGCCCGACTCGATGGAGTGGGACCTCGACCTTGTCGGCTTCCGACTCGAGCTCGAGGCGATCTTCCTCGAGCAGCTTCGCCTGGATGTCGCCGGAGGTGACGACGTCGAGGCCGAGATCGCTGGGCTGTTGTCCGAGCCTGTTGGCGAGCGCGGCATCTCGCACCACCTCGCGAGGGAAGGCACGCGTGAGCAGTTCGCGGAGTACGTGACACACCGGTCGGCCTACCACCTCAAAGAGGCTGACCCCCAAGTGCTGGTGGTGTCCCGCATGGACGGGCGCGCCAAGGCCGGCCTGGTCGCCGTCGAACACGACGAGTACGGCGCTGGCCGCGCGAGCGACATGCACTCGGAGCTCTATGCCGAGATGATGCAGGAACTCGGACTGGCGTCGGGCTACGGCGAACTCGTCGACCTGATCTCTGGATCCGTCCTCGCCGAGGTGAACTTCATGTCCCTGTGCGGGCTGCGCCGGGAGCTGCGAGCAGCGTCGGTGGGACAGTTCGCCGTCATCGAGCTGACGTCGTCTCCGGGCTCGGCTCGACTTGTCCGGGCTGCGCAGCGCCTGCGTTGCGGTCCGGCCACGGAGCACTACTACGCAGAGCACGTCGAGGCGGACGCCGTTCACGAACAGATCCTGCGACGCGAGGTCATCGCGCCGCTGCTGGCGCAGGAGCCCGAGCTGGCCCCTGACCTCGTGTTCGGAATCCAGGCCAGCCAGCTGCTCGGCGGACGGTTCGCCGACGAAGTGGGGCGGGCCTGGTCGACCGGTCGGTCAAGCCTGCGGTGA
- a CDS encoding FAD-dependent monooxygenase, which produces MSDVIVVGAGPTGVMLANELKLQGVDVVVLDKDLEPNPMVRSMGLHARGIEIMEMRGLLDRLLPQGTKYPTDGFFAGIRTSEPVELATTHPYTLGIPQPLVEGALRARADELGVEIRRGVEAVGVSQDDDGVDVELSDGTTMRAAWVVGCDGGRSAVRRLLNIAFPGESARRQWLLGEAELTTPLDEVMTVITRVHETHRGFGAGPVGDGVYRIVVPAAEVVDEGAPQPTLDDLRTQLTAYAGTDFGVHSPRWLSRFGDATRLAERYRVGRVLIAGDAAHVHPPQGGQGLNLGMQDAFNLGWKLAATVRGTAPEGLLDTYESERHPVAAEVLTVTRAQAELQSPEPGPQAVRTLLAEAMEFPGVHAHLLGKVTSLGIRYAVGPGSDLLGRRQRDVTFASGGRLYPLLHNARGVLVDQTGVLSAEGWADRVDLVAERSDDLEVPALLLRPDGHIVWVGDGGTGLRESLERWFGAPAA; this is translated from the coding sequence ATGAGCGATGTCATCGTGGTGGGGGCCGGGCCAACTGGTGTGATGCTGGCGAACGAGCTGAAGCTGCAGGGGGTCGACGTCGTCGTCCTCGACAAGGACCTCGAGCCGAATCCGATGGTGCGATCGATGGGCCTGCACGCCCGCGGCATCGAGATCATGGAGATGCGCGGACTGTTGGATCGCCTTCTCCCACAGGGGACGAAGTATCCGACCGACGGCTTCTTCGCGGGCATCAGGACGAGCGAGCCGGTGGAGCTCGCCACGACTCACCCCTACACGTTGGGGATCCCGCAGCCCCTCGTCGAGGGGGCGCTTCGCGCGCGCGCCGACGAGCTCGGCGTCGAGATCCGCCGCGGCGTGGAGGCCGTCGGCGTGAGCCAGGACGACGACGGTGTCGACGTCGAGCTCTCCGACGGCACGACGATGCGGGCCGCATGGGTCGTCGGCTGCGATGGCGGTCGGAGCGCGGTGCGCAGGTTGCTCAACATCGCCTTCCCGGGGGAATCGGCGCGTCGGCAGTGGCTGCTCGGTGAGGCCGAGCTGACCACCCCTCTCGACGAGGTCATGACAGTCATCACACGGGTCCACGAGACCCATCGTGGCTTCGGGGCAGGGCCAGTCGGGGATGGCGTCTATCGCATCGTCGTCCCCGCTGCGGAGGTGGTCGACGAAGGTGCGCCACAGCCCACGCTCGACGACCTGCGAACGCAGCTCACGGCATACGCCGGAACGGATTTTGGGGTCCACTCACCGAGGTGGCTGTCGCGCTTCGGTGACGCCACGCGACTCGCGGAGCGCTACCGAGTCGGGCGGGTGCTCATCGCCGGCGACGCCGCGCACGTCCACCCGCCGCAGGGTGGACAGGGACTCAACCTCGGGATGCAGGACGCGTTCAACCTCGGGTGGAAGCTCGCCGCGACGGTCCGCGGCACGGCCCCCGAGGGGCTGCTCGACACCTATGAGTCCGAGCGGCATCCGGTGGCGGCGGAGGTCCTCACCGTGACCCGGGCCCAGGCCGAGCTCCAGTCCCCCGAGCCCGGACCGCAGGCCGTCAGGACGCTCCTCGCTGAGGCCATGGAGTTCCCCGGCGTACACGCTCACCTCCTCGGCAAGGTCACCTCCCTCGGAATCCGGTATGCCGTGGGCCCCGGCTCTGACCTGTTGGGTCGGCGTCAGCGGGACGTCACCTTTGCCAGCGGTGGGCGCCTGTATCCGTTGCTGCACAACGCTCGTGGCGTGCTGGTGGACCAGACGGGCGTGTTGTCAGCCGAGGGTTGGGCTGATCGGGTCGACCTCGTCGCAGAGCGCAGTGACGACCTCGAAGTGCCCGCGCTGCTGCTGCGACCGGACGGGCACATCGTGTGGGTCGGGGACGGCGGTACCGGACTCCGCGAGTCGCTGGAGCGGTGGTTCGGAGCGCCCGCTGCCTGA
- a CDS encoding CDGSH iron-sulfur domain-containing protein, whose protein sequence is MTRLADESATRVVVTDEGPVLVEGPVEVVMADGTTVRSERRVVALCTCRRSRTAPFCDTSHRIKVRAGRVEGS, encoded by the coding sequence ATGACGCGACTCGCTGACGAGTCGGCAACCCGAGTCGTGGTCACCGACGAGGGACCGGTCCTCGTGGAGGGCCCGGTCGAGGTCGTCATGGCGGACGGCACAACGGTCCGGTCCGAGCGCCGCGTCGTGGCCCTGTGCACCTGTCGACGGAGCCGGACGGCACCGTTCTGCGACACGAGCCACCGGATCAAGGTGCGCGCCGGTCGGGTGGAGGGCTCGTGA
- a CDS encoding HemK2/MTQ2 family protein methyltransferase yields MGPRSTGSTLTWSSAGQALPRSIPRPSLLRLPGCYQARADTWLLADTLRHLKLARGATVLDLCTGTGALAVAAGLDGARDVTATDISNRATTNAWINGRRHRIPVRVLRGDLYSALRPDEEFDVVVSNPPYIPSRTRRLSGHAESRCWDAGPGGRQLLDRICDETFAWLRPGGSLLLVHSTVSDEGRSVERLTASGLVVDIVRREREPFGPVMRARSEMLRNRGLIVEGQDDEELVVIRGTKSVRAWLTTRNRSRVETST; encoded by the coding sequence ATGGGCCCCCGATCAACCGGTTCGACCTTGACGTGGTCATCGGCGGGGCAGGCCCTGCCCCGATCCATCCCGCGGCCCTCACTGCTTCGACTGCCGGGGTGCTACCAGGCCCGGGCGGACACGTGGCTTCTCGCCGACACATTGCGCCATCTCAAGCTCGCACGCGGGGCAACGGTGCTGGACCTCTGCACGGGCACCGGCGCCCTGGCCGTCGCCGCCGGCCTGGACGGCGCACGCGACGTCACCGCCACTGACATCTCAAACCGCGCGACCACGAACGCGTGGATCAACGGCCGACGCCACCGCATACCGGTCAGAGTGCTGCGCGGCGATCTGTACAGCGCTTTGAGGCCCGACGAAGAGTTCGACGTGGTCGTGAGCAACCCGCCGTACATCCCGTCCCGCACCCGGCGTCTGTCCGGCCATGCGGAGTCACGGTGCTGGGACGCCGGCCCCGGCGGGCGGCAGCTGCTGGACCGGATCTGCGACGAGACCTTTGCCTGGCTCCGCCCCGGGGGCAGCCTGTTGTTGGTGCACTCCACGGTGTCCGACGAGGGACGTTCTGTGGAGCGCCTGACGGCAAGCGGCCTTGTTGTCGATATCGTGCGGCGTGAACGTGAACCCTTCGGCCCGGTGATGCGTGCTCGATCCGAGATGCTGCGCAACCGCGGCCTCATTGTCGAGGGCCAGGACGACGAGGAGCTGGTGGTCATCAGGGGAACCAAGAGTGTCAGGGCTTGGCTCACGACGCGCAACCGTTCCCGAGTCGAAACCTCGACATGA
- a CDS encoding glutamate--cysteine ligase, with amino-acid sequence MTGRTFGVEEEFILADALTGEPVARGPMLVARADDPALATEFKQEQVEIASRVCSTMDELEADLALLRRRVADLAGSLGAVVIASGTWPGVHAPTPTVSERFARIGHEFGQLADHQLTCGTHVHVAIDSPEEGVVVLDRIRAWLPVLTALAANSPYWQGRDTGYASFRSVVLSQLPTAGPTQAWGDVDTYRRASQQVIDAGGAFDKGMLYYDARLSATFPTVEIRVTDVCPEPGIAVAVAALCRALVETAIARATAPVDVSTLALRAAAWRAARHGLTEQLVDPASGQLAPAERVVGSLLAAISDALEANGDLARVRDTIDRLVRDGGFAQRQRRLVDPTSRAGLQAFVVGPPTDRGPTSKRSWANPPARREGERG; translated from the coding sequence GTGACCGGCCGCACCTTCGGCGTCGAGGAGGAGTTCATCCTGGCCGATGCGCTCACGGGGGAACCTGTCGCGCGCGGGCCCATGCTGGTGGCCCGAGCCGACGACCCTGCGCTTGCCACCGAGTTCAAGCAGGAGCAGGTGGAGATCGCATCGCGAGTCTGCTCGACGATGGACGAGCTCGAAGCTGATCTCGCGCTACTCCGACGCCGGGTCGCTGATCTGGCCGGATCGCTGGGCGCGGTCGTCATCGCGTCCGGAACGTGGCCGGGTGTCCATGCACCGACCCCGACCGTCTCGGAACGCTTCGCCCGGATCGGTCACGAGTTCGGACAGCTCGCCGACCACCAACTCACCTGCGGCACACACGTGCACGTGGCGATCGACTCTCCGGAGGAAGGTGTGGTCGTGCTTGACCGCATCCGTGCGTGGCTTCCAGTCCTCACCGCGCTGGCGGCGAACTCGCCCTACTGGCAGGGCCGCGACACGGGCTACGCAAGCTTTCGATCAGTCGTGTTGTCCCAGCTGCCGACAGCCGGACCCACTCAGGCCTGGGGAGATGTTGACACGTATCGCCGGGCGTCCCAGCAGGTCATCGACGCCGGTGGGGCCTTCGACAAGGGGATGCTCTACTACGACGCCAGACTGTCGGCGACCTTTCCCACAGTGGAGATCCGCGTGACTGACGTGTGCCCGGAGCCGGGCATTGCGGTCGCCGTGGCTGCGCTCTGTCGAGCACTCGTGGAGACCGCGATCGCGCGCGCCACGGCGCCCGTGGACGTGTCCACCCTGGCACTGCGAGCAGCGGCATGGCGCGCCGCCCGACACGGCCTCACCGAGCAACTTGTCGACCCTGCGAGCGGGCAGCTTGCTCCCGCCGAGAGGGTGGTCGGATCCCTGCTTGCTGCGATCAGCGATGCCCTCGAAGCCAACGGCGACCTCGCGCGCGTGCGTGACACCATTGACCGCTTGGTGCGCGATGGCGGCTTCGCACAGCGGCAGCGGCGACTTGTGGACCCCACGTCGAGAGCGGGATTGCAGGCGTTCGTCGTCGGACCACCGACGGATCGAGGTCCGACATCTAAGCGGTCATGGGCAAATCCTCCAGCGCGTCGCGAAGGCGAGCGAGGATGA
- a CDS encoding DUF3618 domain-containing protein has translation MTNNPDEIRREIDQTRGQLSSDVNALSETVSPSNVARRQANKVSSAATSAKDRVMGTAEDLRSSGSDAASGVGHAPGAAADKARDKARGNPLAAGMVALGVGWLVGSMLPASEKEKQASAALKDKAQPLRDEAKSLAQDTVHELQEPAEKAGQSVKEAAMDAKDNVAQEGRSTADDVRHQAQDSADTVRSS, from the coding sequence ATGACGAACAACCCAGATGAGATCCGTCGAGAGATCGACCAGACCCGCGGCCAGTTGAGCAGTGATGTGAACGCGCTGTCCGAGACAGTGAGCCCGTCCAATGTCGCTCGCAGACAGGCCAACAAGGTGAGCAGTGCCGCGACGTCGGCCAAGGACCGTGTGATGGGCACAGCCGAAGACCTGCGCAGCAGCGGTTCGGACGCGGCGTCCGGTGTGGGTCACGCGCCCGGTGCCGCCGCCGACAAGGCGCGTGACAAAGCCCGTGGCAACCCCTTGGCGGCCGGGATGGTGGCTTTGGGTGTGGGTTGGCTCGTCGGCTCCATGCTCCCGGCGTCAGAGAAGGAGAAGCAGGCGTCCGCTGCACTCAAGGACAAGGCCCAGCCGCTCAGGGACGAGGCAAAGAGCCTCGCGCAGGACACCGTCCACGAGTTGCAAGAGCCTGCCGAGAAGGCTGGCCAGAGTGTCAAGGAGGCGGCGATGGACGCCAAGGACAATGTCGCCCAGGAGGGTCGGTCCACGGCTGACGACGTCAGGCATCAGGCACAGGATTCGGCAGACACCGTTCGATCGTCCTGA
- a CDS encoding phage holin family protein yields MNPQEPDVDDPQARSLSNVGDLFADITRDLSTLIRQETELAKAEIRQSAMKAGKGAGMLGGAALAGHFMLMFLSISLWWGLGNEIGRGWSALVVAAVWAVIAAVLARIGRSEIKQAKGIPQTTQTAREIPDALKGNEDKR; encoded by the coding sequence ATGAACCCCCAAGAGCCTGATGTCGATGACCCACAGGCTCGGTCACTGAGCAATGTCGGAGACCTGTTCGCCGACATCACCCGAGACCTGTCGACCCTGATCCGACAGGAGACGGAGCTTGCCAAGGCAGAGATCCGCCAGTCGGCCATGAAGGCAGGCAAGGGAGCCGGAATGCTCGGCGGGGCCGCCCTTGCCGGCCACTTCATGCTGATGTTTCTGTCGATTTCACTGTGGTGGGGTCTGGGCAACGAGATCGGCCGAGGTTGGTCGGCACTCGTGGTGGCGGCCGTGTGGGCCGTCATCGCAGCAGTGCTTGCCCGCATCGGGCGGAGCGAGATCAAGCAGGCCAAGGGAATTCCACAAACGACACAGACAGCGCGGGAGATCCCCGACGCGCTCAAAGGGAACGAGGACAAGCGATGA
- a CDS encoding DMT family transporter: protein MTTLSDGTTSPLVATPGDHIGSGLGSGGLQWRVLLALAVTLVLWASAFVAIRHLGKDVPAGALSLGRLLIASIALSFLVFRRRPTWPKRRDWWLLIICGVGWFGIYNLALNEAERRIDAGTAALVVQIGPLIVALLATVFLGERMTRWLLAGMVVGFAGVVIIARGFSGDGSGDTVGVWLTVLAAVTYAIGVLAQKPLLGRMPGPEVTWIACVIGTVVCLPWTGDLVEVVQVADASTLLWIAYLGIFPTAIAFTTWAFVLARGDAGKVSLTSFLVPFIATLIAWALLSEVPPALTFVGGGLAIIGVLLTRVSRASRPTPR from the coding sequence GTGACAACCCTCTCGGACGGCACCACCTCCCCACTTGTTGCCACCCCGGGCGACCACATTGGTTCAGGTCTTGGCTCCGGCGGCCTGCAGTGGCGGGTCCTGCTCGCGCTGGCCGTCACCCTGGTCCTCTGGGCCTCGGCGTTCGTGGCCATCCGCCACCTCGGCAAGGACGTGCCTGCGGGAGCGCTGTCCCTCGGACGCTTGCTCATCGCGTCAATTGCCTTGTCGTTCTTGGTGTTTCGCCGTCGACCGACCTGGCCCAAGCGCCGTGACTGGTGGCTCCTCATCATCTGCGGAGTCGGCTGGTTCGGGATCTACAACCTCGCCCTCAACGAGGCAGAGCGCCGCATCGACGCTGGCACCGCGGCGCTCGTCGTCCAGATCGGCCCGTTGATCGTGGCGCTCCTGGCAACGGTGTTCCTCGGCGAGCGCATGACCAGGTGGCTCCTGGCTGGCATGGTCGTCGGCTTCGCGGGTGTCGTGATCATCGCGCGCGGCTTCTCGGGCGACGGCTCGGGCGACACCGTGGGTGTGTGGCTCACGGTGCTCGCAGCGGTCACCTATGCGATCGGGGTGCTTGCCCAAAAACCACTACTCGGCCGTATGCCGGGCCCCGAAGTCACGTGGATCGCGTGCGTCATCGGGACGGTGGTCTGCCTTCCGTGGACCGGCGACCTCGTCGAGGTGGTCCAGGTGGCCGACGCCAGTACCCTCCTGTGGATCGCCTACCTGGGGATCTTCCCGACCGCCATCGCCTTCACGACGTGGGCCTTCGTCCTGGCACGCGGGGACGCAGGCAAGGTGAGTCTGACGTCCTTCCTCGTCCCGTTCATCGCGACTCTGATCGCGTGGGCCCTCCTGTCCGAGGTGCCGCCAGCCCTCACCTTCGTCGGCGGTGGGCTCGCGATCATCGGCGTGCTTCTGACTCGCGTCAGCCGAGCCTCTCGGCCAACGCCACGATGA
- a CDS encoding PhzF family phenazine biosynthesis protein — protein MSELHTVPFSIVDVFASRPLTGNPAAVVPDADELTLDQMQGLAREFNQSETVFVVAADDDRADWQLRSFTPIGAEVGGAGHNALAACLWLVARRLPAERTEFVVQIGTDLLHTAVTRPSGGPEMVTIEQSTPSFGALLTDRDLLADALGLSTADLTDDSVQVVSTGAGHLMVPLVDRTAVDRARPDTRRLAAVLRTVAGEGCYLYSLDPVEGDAAAYARFFNPTMGIVEDPATGTAAGPLVAKLVAEGRVAAGAAAIVEQGHSLGRPSRILITVDGADVRISGAGLIVADGTVLI, from the coding sequence ATGTCTGAACTGCACACCGTCCCCTTCTCGATCGTGGACGTCTTTGCATCGCGACCGCTCACCGGCAACCCGGCAGCAGTCGTACCCGATGCCGACGAGCTCACCCTCGACCAGATGCAGGGACTTGCACGGGAGTTCAACCAGTCCGAGACAGTGTTTGTCGTGGCCGCGGATGATGACCGGGCCGATTGGCAGCTGCGCTCGTTCACCCCGATCGGCGCTGAGGTCGGGGGCGCCGGACACAACGCGCTCGCAGCCTGCCTCTGGCTGGTCGCCCGTCGGCTGCCGGCGGAGCGGACCGAGTTCGTGGTGCAGATCGGGACAGACCTCTTGCACACTGCGGTCACGAGGCCTTCGGGCGGGCCGGAGATGGTGACGATCGAGCAGTCGACTCCATCCTTCGGAGCGCTCCTCACCGACCGCGATCTGCTCGCTGACGCATTGGGGCTCTCCACGGCCGACCTCACCGACGATTCGGTGCAGGTGGTCTCCACCGGGGCGGGTCACTTGATGGTCCCCCTCGTCGACCGAACTGCTGTTGACCGCGCTCGACCGGACACGCGCCGGCTGGCAGCGGTGCTCAGGACCGTTGCAGGAGAGGGCTGCTACCTCTACAGCCTCGATCCGGTCGAAGGCGACGCGGCGGCATACGCCCGCTTCTTCAACCCCACCATGGGGATCGTGGAGGACCCCGCGACCGGGACCGCAGCCGGCCCTCTCGTCGCCAAGCTCGTGGCCGAAGGCCGTGTCGCGGCCGGTGCCGCGGCGATCGTCGAGCAGGGCCACTCGTTGGGGCGGCCCAGCCGCATCCTGATCACCGTCGACGGCGCCGACGTCAGGATCAGTGGCGCCGGGCTGATCGTCGCCGACGGCACCGTGTTGATCTGA
- a CDS encoding zinc dependent phospholipase C family protein → MPGWYVHMEAAHDTAARLRTGAVPGGFPISVGDAQGIGEHCHTWRNYLELGSLGPDLFYLLPDFKNTTGQVIRQVVQWALDVWEVLDAEFVAKWEKWIDPISTNQSQLASQLTGGLSTQLAQVLDELTSAIMSAFKGLLAEMGDWFGVLTSGVPQAFGDDAFYWSDMFHYRRTYQFPFVLFKQAKDALANAGTDEERQDAEARIAFAVGWMSHCATDVTGHGFTNAKSGGPYRDHWQRHHLVENHMDSENYGARHPGPLYGEYGTSALHFRVAFRQRHDAPYNGRDDAPAYDYWSGFPAYDNGDGPTATSHRRTFFDLDSGPLPSHLVEGLLDAMSSVYGTEGPHILLQDPPFSATDPNTGAPDGRPNEDAMAQMWEIVYRYLKMSSSDAISLRLPPPPSVFTDHSFPTPPGGGGSGIDDDPSRGADVDDDDSFTLLDLLLALFAWIVYIGQVVVWLLTVLPGLIIDITTFPARTVIYWAVIVPLWNLYLLARRALVMSGFAMPKPAEINSSLTTLGNAGTYDIASALDNPLGMPSAPRPITEPSGRLTSSDPRGLDQAYPRGIVRDLPSAISRPDITGALGLTSPLRYRGDASTDEFKASEWIAPWRYPLTNQAGDGVAQEGAETHAGPYVIGSNSTILLSGLLGDDGARASLEKAASPAETEAALDQHLPSDHHLGGPVDYGVYLVGRMAATAGRPGQVEFDVPDFNLDADRGYAWKCWDWDRAKLTCTPDINPVGSEDYSYRQPCTSPQGFHADHDLPALPGQWYVETQDLAVHYLPGDGPSKCLEPRNHDLVTDPKWRDRIPEGRG, encoded by the coding sequence ATGCCCGGTTGGTACGTCCACATGGAGGCTGCGCACGACACGGCGGCCCGGCTCCGGACGGGTGCGGTGCCCGGCGGCTTCCCGATCTCGGTCGGTGACGCCCAGGGGATCGGCGAGCACTGCCACACCTGGCGCAACTACCTCGAGCTCGGTTCGCTCGGGCCGGACCTGTTCTATCTGCTTCCCGACTTCAAGAACACGACCGGCCAGGTCATCCGGCAGGTCGTGCAGTGGGCTCTGGACGTGTGGGAGGTCCTCGACGCAGAGTTCGTGGCCAAGTGGGAGAAGTGGATCGATCCCATCTCGACCAACCAATCGCAGCTCGCGTCGCAGTTGACCGGCGGCCTCTCGACCCAGCTCGCACAGGTTCTCGACGAGCTCACGTCCGCCATCATGTCGGCCTTCAAGGGACTGCTCGCCGAGATGGGCGACTGGTTCGGAGTGCTCACGTCCGGTGTGCCACAGGCGTTTGGTGACGACGCCTTCTACTGGTCCGACATGTTCCACTACCGAAGGACCTACCAGTTCCCGTTCGTCCTGTTCAAGCAGGCCAAGGACGCCCTGGCCAATGCCGGGACCGACGAGGAGCGGCAGGACGCCGAGGCCCGCATCGCCTTTGCCGTCGGCTGGATGTCGCACTGCGCGACCGACGTCACCGGGCACGGCTTCACCAACGCCAAGTCCGGCGGCCCCTACCGCGACCACTGGCAGCGCCACCACCTCGTCGAGAACCACATGGACTCCGAGAACTACGGCGCCCGCCACCCCGGCCCGCTCTACGGCGAGTACGGCACGTCCGCGCTCCACTTCCGCGTCGCCTTCCGGCAGCGCCACGACGCGCCCTACAACGGTCGCGATGACGCACCGGCATACGACTACTGGAGCGGTTTCCCGGCCTACGACAACGGTGACGGGCCCACGGCCACGTCACACCGGCGCACCTTCTTCGATCTCGACAGCGGTCCACTGCCCAGCCACCTCGTCGAGGGGCTTCTCGACGCCATGTCGTCGGTCTATGGCACAGAGGGGCCGCACATCCTCCTTCAGGACCCGCCGTTCTCGGCGACCGATCCGAACACCGGCGCCCCTGACGGGCGGCCGAATGAGGACGCGATGGCGCAGATGTGGGAGATCGTCTATCGCTACCTCAAGATGTCGAGCTCGGATGCGATCAGCCTCCGATTGCCGCCTCCCCCAAGCGTTTTCACCGATCACTCCTTCCCGACCCCTCCCGGCGGAGGTGGCTCCGGCATCGACGACGACCCGAGCCGGGGTGCCGATGTCGATGACGACGACTCGTTCACCCTCCTCGACCTGCTGCTCGCGCTGTTCGCGTGGATCGTCTACATCGGTCAGGTCGTCGTGTGGCTGCTCACGGTGCTGCCCGGCCTCATCATCGACATCACGACGTTCCCGGCTCGCACGGTCATCTACTGGGCCGTCATCGTCCCTCTGTGGAATCTCTACCTCCTCGCCCGCCGCGCGCTCGTCATGTCTGGCTTCGCGATGCCCAAGCCGGCCGAGATCAATTCGAGCCTCACGACGCTCGGCAACGCAGGCACCTACGACATCGCTTCTGCTCTCGACAATCCGTTGGGTATGCCGTCCGCTCCCCGCCCGATCACGGAACCTTCTGGCCGACTCACCTCGAGCGACCCACGTGGGCTCGACCAGGCCTACCCGCGCGGCATCGTGCGGGACCTGCCGAGCGCGATCAGTCGACCGGACATCACGGGAGCGCTCGGACTCACGAGCCCGCTCCGCTACCGCGGTGACGCGTCGACCGACGAGTTCAAGGCCTCCGAGTGGATCGCGCCGTGGCGCTACCCGCTCACCAACCAGGCCGGCGACGGTGTAGCCCAGGAAGGGGCGGAGACCCACGCCGGCCCCTACGTCATCGGCTCGAACTCGACGATCCTCCTGTCCGGTCTGCTCGGCGACGACGGTGCGCGGGCCTCGCTGGAGAAGGCCGCGTCACCGGCTGAGACCGAGGCCGCGCTCGACCAGCACCTGCCCAGTGACCATCACCTCGGCGGCCCGGTTGACTACGGGGTCTACCTCGTGGGTCGCATGGCGGCGACTGCCGGGAGGCCCGGTCAGGTCGAGTTCGACGTCCCCGATTTCAACCTCGACGCCGATCGCGGCTACGCCTGGAAGTGCTGGGACTGGGACCGCGCCAAGCTCACCTGCACTCCCGACATCAACCCGGTCGGGTCCGAGGACTACTCCTATCGGCAGCCGTGCACGTCGCCGCAGGGCTTCCACGCCGACCACGACCTGCCGGCGCTGCCTGGTCAGTGGTACGTCGAGACGCAGGACCTCGCCGTCCACTACCTGCCCGGTGACGGGCCCTCGAAGTGCCTGGAACCACGCAACCATGACCTCGTCACCGACCCGAAGTGGCGAGACCGCATTCCGGAAGGGAGGGGATGA
- a CDS encoding VOC family protein, with translation MARIRHFDHVGITVADLDTTLSFFVSLGLELEGRTFMEGEFVDTVIGIPNSRSEIATLLFPGGGTKLELSSFVRPEHQPGSPNAMSTEIGLRNIAFEVEDLQSMVDQLVADGYSLVGGIGEYEGAWRMAYVRGPEGIIVALAERLG, from the coding sequence ATGGCACGCATCAGGCACTTCGACCATGTCGGCATCACCGTCGCTGACCTCGACACCACCCTGTCGTTCTTCGTGAGCCTCGGACTGGAGCTCGAGGGGCGCACATTCATGGAGGGAGAGTTCGTGGACACCGTCATCGGCATCCCGAACTCCCGCTCCGAGATCGCCACCCTGCTCTTCCCCGGCGGCGGAACGAAGTTGGAGCTCTCGAGCTTCGTCCGACCCGAGCACCAGCCTGGATCACCCAATGCCATGTCCACCGAGATCGGGCTGCGCAACATTGCCTTTGAGGTGGAGGACCTGCAGTCGATGGTTGACCAACTGGTTGCCGACGGCTACTCGCTCGTTGGCGGCATCGGTGAGTACGAGGGCGCCTGGCGGATGGCCTATGTGCGTGGGCCGGAGGGGATCATCGTGGCGTTGGCCGAGAGGCTCGGCTGA